The stretch of DNA TTCAGACTCTGTCTATCATGAAATCCTGCCAGGCCAATGGTCCAGCTCTTCAGCCCATTCTGCATTCCCTAGCACCCAAGCTCCTCTATATACTGTGGGGATTATACCAAACTTTGTGCCATAATCCAAGGGTGTCATGCTGCTAGGATTTGTTCATATCATACCCTCATCTTGGAATGCTCATGTTGTGTTTTCTTCTAAGAAAAACCTGTTTGTAAGTtcatctcttccctctttctcctttcatttttctttcctttcattcattctttctctttattcacAAAAAGTGGTTTTCCTTATGATATTGCTGTGTTGAAAGTCGGACAGTGTTGAGAagtggatagaaaaaaaaatcattcattgtGGAAGGTTTGTATATCAATCTAATTCAATTAGAACTACATTCCCCAGACTTCCTTTCCTGTGGGGTTCCAGAACAGCATAGGCAAtatagctatttatttatttaaattaaaatgagaaatatatctgtgtgtctgcttgtctgtctgtgtaccatttgTATGTAGtaggggaggccagaagaaggtattcaATTCTCAAGAACTAGACTTACAGGTGGtagtgagctgcctgatgtgggtgctaagaatagaactttggtcctctgcaagagaaacaagaaattttaacctctgagccatctctccagcccccaaatagcTATTTAATGTGAGATTTAGAAGAAAGTATAGCCAAGGCTGCTGTGCTATGTTGAAAAGATGGAAACAAGTCTCAGGTCCTGTGATGTCTTACATACACAATTATCTATCTGTTGGATCAAACTCTGCCATACCTATAACTACTGGCTGTTTTCTCAAGGACTCATGTTGGTGTCTTAATTCTCAGTATATGGGTGTAAGACCTTTACATCACTGAGCCAAGTGGGAGGTGATTATTACTCTTGGCAGGGAATTCTCAGAGGACCGTGGGTGGTCCCCACAAGAGATGGGCCTTTTTACCTTTTCAGCTTCCTGTCATTCTATGTGATTTTTGCCTTCTCACCTGTGCTCTGGTCATGAAGCCTTTCCTGTGTGGTGATGTAATGATGCAGCTTTCATGGGAGCTGAGCAGAGATGGATGTCATTTTGAGCCTCCAAAGCTTCAAGCTAGATAAATCTTTATCATGTATAAAGGGAATTTATTAtagcaaaggaaaatgaattggtgtagccttttatttttgttcttttcatattaaaatgtGAACTGAAAGAATCTCATATTTGtattattacattaatttatttgtgtgtgcgtgtgtgtgtgtgtgtgtgtgtgtgtgtgtgtgtgtgtctatttatgTGTGAACATAGGGAGATCAGAGAACTATTTgttagagtcagttttctcctttcaccatgtgggttcttaagattgaactcaggttgtcaagcttggtggtgactttaccagctgagcatcTTGCCAGCTTTTTATTTTCCGTcttaatttaataatattattaacatatacatatcaatacaaattctttaaaatatttgtttgtgtCACATGTCATATTGACCAacatttaatatttcttaaatagGAAATGATATGCCATCTTACTAGTATTTGCTAATATCACCATAAAATGGACTACTTAGCTGTTTAGTAATATTgagcttttaaaattgtttttcagaAATACTTCACTAATGTGCATTTGTTTCAAACCACACGTCTGTGACTGTTTTTGCCATATTTGCTCCTGTACTATGCATTTtcattaacaaaatgaaataatatttcttCACCAATTTTAGCAACCAAAAGaactatgtatttttattgtggtGAGTATTTGTATACTAATGTTATTGCATTTATTCTATAATCTATTTGTATCTTtgctaattatttaaaataactgGATAAATTAACTTCAGTTTGTTACAGTTTACATTTTTGATATAACATCTTATGCTTTATAATGTATGTCAATATACAAGTATGCAAAATTCTTTTCTATTACAAtactttcttgaatttttttcagAATATCACATCATTAGGAGTGGGATTCAGTAAAAGTTCAGTTCAGCTCTGTTTGTTAATGACCACAGATCCTAATTCTTGTTGGGTCCAAGCCATTCATTGGTATCCATTACCCCAGCCTCTAGAACATCCTACTTTGTTCATTCATCTACTTTTCAACAGAGAGACATTCAAGGAAATTATTAAAGTGATGACTTATATCTAAGCCACCTTTAAGTTTCCTCTCACCCTACAAGATTGTGAATCCTCATTGTGACAGCTGCCAGTATCTGTCCTGGAGAGCCATGCACGATCTCCTCACTCTCTCCTAGACCTTGGTTGACACCCAGGGGTCTGAATCAGAAGCCAGCAGAGAGCTCATGCTCTCCTGTGGATGGAGATATGGAACTGGCCCTTTCTGGTTGGTCCACAAAATGGGAGGGCAGCCATTTTGCCAGGGGTACAGCCATATGTCTTTGAAACAGTTGCCGGAGGTACTTCCGGAACCGCTCACCCACAAAGACATAAATGACTGGGTTGACACAGCAGTGAGTGTAGGCAATCACCTCGGTCACCTGCATGGCCAGGTCCAGCTGTTTGCTCTGCTCACATGGATTGGTGAACAGAACATCTTGGAAAGCAGAAACAAATACAGTCAAATTATAGGGGgtccagaggaggaagaaaagaagcgTGATAGCAAATATCAGGCGCACGGCTTTGGCCTTCTTCTCACTGGGTCGTCTTTGCAGAATGCTGATGATCCCTGTGTAGCAGATTATCATGACTAGCAGAGGCAAAATTAGCCCAAGGAGGTTCAGTTTCAGAGCCTGAAACCGCTTCCACTGCTTCAGGCTCTCATAGGGGAAATGAGGGCTACAGGTATGGTGAGTGGCCTCCCACTGGACTTTGAAAAAGTATAAGCCAGGAATGGAGGCCAAGATGGCTAGGACCCAGGTTATGATACTGGTGATAATGCCAAAAGTGACAGTCCTGGCCTGAAGGGCAAACACAGCATGGACAATGGCCAGGTACCTGTCAACTGTCAGCAGAATGATAAAGAATATCTCACTGTATAAGCCCAGGTAATAAAACCCAGAGAGGATCTTACACATGGCATCACCAAAAACCCAGTTGTCTTTCAGCTTGTAGTCAATCCAGAAAGGCAAAGTGAAAAGGAAGACCAGATCAGAGATGGCCAGGTTGAACAGGTAGATGCTGGTCATGCTTCGAAGCCTCCTGTACTGCATGAGCACCAGAACGACCAGAACATTGCCTATCACTCCAATGATAAATACCAGGGAGTACAGGGGGGGGGAGGAGTCCAGCCCCTAAGGCTCTTACAGCAGCCTTTTGACATGGGGTGGAGTCCCCATAGTCAAATTCTGTGGTTGTATAGTAGTCTTCTGTGGTAGCTGAAATCTCCATCAGGAACTGGTCAGGAACAATGGCTTctgtatttacttttctattaaaGACAGAGGGTTCTGGGCAACAAAGACAAGATAATGGTTACATTTCTTCAACCAATAAATTGCTCATTGAAACTTGGTAATTACAAAATCCTAGGGATGAAATGGAGGGCAAGGAGCACTTGCATTTTCTACTCACATGGACCTTATAGTCTAAGAGGGGCACAGAACAAACAAATGAGTGTGCAAATAATTCATATAACTATTTAAAGAGTGACTGTGTAAGAAGATCAATGGTTCAAACACATAAGAGGACCTTACCTTGTGGTTCTAACCAAGGATTTCTAAGTGACCCCAAGCTGCTGAGTTAATGTTCAACACCTATTAAGGGGGCAAATTGATATCATTTAGAAGTGATGAATCAGAGGTGCACATTGCCATGGGATACTATAGTGTGGTACAAGGTATTACAAGTAAtgacacagagatccagattgcCTCAAGTTTCTGAAATGTGGCACAAGACACAGAATAAGAGCTAAGATAGAAAGACTTGAGTGTGTTGTTCAAATCTAGCATTGAAATTATTGGATTCTCCTTCCTCTAATCACAGTGCTGGCTCTGCCACTGGAGTCTCCATGAAAGTCAcggataaaaacaaaacattcatacctatagaaaattattatttacCTTGTTGTCCTAGAAACTAGAAGATGCTACTTTCAGTTGGTAATGAGACAATGCATGTTCtttgatgaaaaaaaatctttctatgcCAAGATTAGTGTATCTGACCTAGCAAATTCCTACTAGAACAACCTATCATTTTATAGACTGAGACTCAAGGTACCAGGTTGGTTGTTTAACTTAGTCTGATTCATATCACATGACCTTTATTTGTATAGGTAGCTTTACAGTTGACTCAGTATCCCTCTGTGAGCACCATGAGAAGGCTAGAAGGAGGGCATGACCTGGAGACAGAAATGAAACATGGTCTCAAGGAGGAAGAGATGCTGAGATCCAAAAGGTGACACCTCATAGGAGCTAGATGGAAGATGGGATTCTAATGAAATGAGATCTgaggtattatttttttaacctggaTTGCCTTGAGAGAAACAAAAGACCCAATAGATAGCTTACCACCGTAGAAACTTCTTCTACACCATGTATGATTGTGTGCATTTTGAATTCTTTACAGTTAGATTTTTGAAGAATCCTCCAACAGGGATATGGGCTTTGTTGAAACATACTAGTTCTGTGACCTTGGAtgaattaacctgtttctttgaGCCTAAATTCCTAATCTGACACCAGGAAGATTAATGAATGCATACCTTGCAAAGATGTCATGCAGCTAGCTATGTGAAAAATGTCCCTTCATCCCCAGACAGTGAATATCAGGGACCTGGCTGTCATGCAGTGGTCCTGCTCTAAAGTCTGTGATTATCAGATATTCTGAACACAATGTTTGTATTCCTCCTCTCCCTACCAGGTTTCTTCATAGGTAACATAGAAAGTGATGTTTCTTGATTGTCAATGACAGTTCTTCCATATGAATCATGGTATGGAGTCTCTAGAAAGCTGGACTTAAAGAATTAGAAAGTCAAGTTGTGGCTACAGAGTCTGAGGAGAGTTTGGGGGAAGGGTGGAGAAAGGATAGTGAGCTTGAGTCCTGAAACTGGACAGCAGGACTAGTCTCATGCTCTATAGCACAATAAGGTGACTATGGTTGATAACACATTCTTGAATGTTTCAAAATAGCTAAAGAGGATTATTGAGGTATCCAGGTACCCAGAGACATCCCATTACTCCGGCTGACCATTACACGCTGTGCACATGTACTGAAATGTCCCCTGTATCCTTTAAATATGCAGAGATGGCACATGTCAAATAGAACctaaaaacttagaaaataaataaacacttcaGTAAGTTGTTACTGACCAGAGTTTTAGTATTTGACCCAAATACCTATCAGTAAAGCATGCTGCACCTGCTCCATCAATCCTGCGTCACCCTGGGCTTCTATTTCTCTCCCTTCTGGGGTCCTTAGAGAATGTTTCCTGATTATAAAATCCATACCTGAACAGTGAGTGGTCTTTGGACATTAAGGCACATGGCAGAAAAAGGGAAACTATTCTGCTGAAGTGTCAAGAGGGGGCCCTTCATTTCCTATCAGCTCTGTCCCTGTGGTCCCCACTTCACCTCTTCACTGTCAGCCCTCACTGGGAAACTCAGCTGGCAGTCAGGGATGACTGAGGCAgagatttctgctttctgctgctcCTGCTGGTGCGAAGGGGAAAGACACTCAGCTTGGCAATCAGGACTTGTAGCTAGGTTGGCAGATTTACAGCAGAGTAAACAAAAGTTGGGGAGCAATATCATCTGGAGCAAAGTGGTCCTCAGGAGCCCAGATCTTTGTGCATTCTCACCAAGGTGAAGGCAGGTTGAGTTCAGCACTGTCAAGTGCCATATTCAGCACCATCTGCCTACTGAGGGACCCCAGCTTTATCTGCTCTCTCTAAGTTGTTAGGTTGCAACAGTTCCAGGGCACACTGCTGCTAAGGAGACATGACCCTGGCTGAGGTTGGAGGAGAAACAGAAGGCCCATTGACTCTCCCATGCCTGAGAATAGCTGCTTGTAGAAGTCTGCCCCAGGGCCCTTTCACAGTGTTCAGGTATATCTCTAGATCCTGGAATCTTCTAGTAATAGTGTCCTGTAGCTTGCTCATTTGTGAAGTGCCTGGGAAGAGATGATGAGAAGTATCCAGGCCCAGGATGATGCCAGATGCTTACTGTGGCTTGTAAGAGTCAGTTGTGTGCATCTGTTCCATCTCCACACAGCATGTGGACAACTTGTAACTGGCCACCATAGAAATCAACAAACATTACCAACCAGGGCTCTCTATTTCAGGGAGAGGCCAGTTTTGTGTATTTCCTATCAACTCACTACCCAGGTCTTTTTGATTGAATAACCCAGAGCTGTCATGCATCCTAATGTCAGGCCATTGCACCTTATTTTCTAGCAGTTCATGGTCTCAATGGTTTAGGGAttccagaggttttttttttgctgtgtggTATGTAAAGAACTTTAAGATCAGAAAGGAATGGCTTTCAAAACCTAAGGGtttcttattctttgaaaaatctGTAGCTGTCCCACCTTTTCCCAACCCATGGAAGGAAAGGCAAAATATGAATTTGCTAGTACCAGTCCTACCCATTTCTCTTCTGCATAAAACCAACTCACATCATGTTAGAAGACAGCAGATGTAGAATACAACAAGATTCCATTTGTCCATCTGCTACCTCTGGGTGGTGACTTTCTATCTCCTCTAAGATAGTTGTCCTAGTTTTGTGATTTTAGTTCTAATATTAAAAAATTGGTTCAGAATTTTGTCACTTTTGCATTTGCaatgatttttctaatttatattcTATTGCTGCCATTTCTTCATATACCATATTTTGTTGGTCTTTATGTCAGGAAGTTTGGCAAGGgtatcttttaaaataaccttCCATGAAAGGCACTTCTTGTCTCTTTATACAGGTTTACTTTCTTAATTATCAACAACAAATTGTCAAGATcactttctagaaaaaaattttatatcTGAACATCCAGCCTTAGGGATACATCCACCATATTCAGCATTTCTTGAGTATTAACTGCACAGATACAGCAATAGGCTAAATAGGATATGTCTGGTTCTCAAAGCCTTGCCCACTGCTGAGGATCCCTGAGCTACACCTATTCATGCCTTTAAGATTGCCCTTCATGGTCACTAACAGCATAGAAAAGACAAGCATTACTTACTCTGCTTCCAAAGGATTTTGTCTGCACAGACTTTGTTTCTGGGCCTTTGAGAGTCTTTATGAATTCATTGTTCAAGGTCCTGAACAAGTACGTTCTTGGCTTCCTGTGAGATGATGAAGATTTGACTCTGGTTTTACAGTCTTTCAAAatgacaagaaggatgtaaaGTTCTTCTTTTTGTATGGTTGGCTGCCTATGAAGCACCACGATGTCCACCAGTGGCCAATTCCTGGGGTCCTGGTTCACTATAGGTactttctctgtcctctctgctACCATTCCAGTAAAGTTTTAGACTTCTCAGAAGGAGCTCTGCCCTACAAGGTTTGTGTAGTGTGTGGTTGGGTGGAGTTGAGTTGGACTATGTGAGTGACAGTGAGCTGTTTCCCAGGACTCATGGAGCAATTGAATGCGTAAGTGTGGGCGTGTAAATGTGGGGGCTGGTCACAGAGTTCTTGTGGTCAGTgaggagccttttttttttttttttttttttttaacactgcaAATGGAAAGGTCTAAACCAGAACCCCATGTCTTGTTCCTCAAAATCATCTGGCTGAAGAATGAGGACCTAGAAAGGCATCCCCTTCTCTTTGGGGTTCTATACTGATATTATTTCTATTTGTACTCTAACTGCTCCCCATACCTCTCCTCTGCTCCCAAATCTCTTCCCAACCAAACCTCACAGAATGATTTCCTCTCTAGGATATCTGGCATGAGCGTATAGGCTGTTTCCCCCTCCTTTTctgacaggtgtggtggtgcatacctttaatctcagcactcagaaggcagaggtaggagaatttctgtgggttccaggccagtttgatctacatagtgagttccaggatagcagcgactacatagagagactctgtcttaaagaaCCACACATGAACATATCCTGAACATTGGATATGTTCAAGGTGGTATGGCTATAGTCTCCTCTTCCCTTCATGATACTCTTGATTTATGTATGCATTGGCCAAACATGGTCCAAATGCAAAGCCCTGCAAGTACCTACACCTCTCTGAGTCTTAGGTCCCATTCTGACAAATGAGAACTTTGAGCACTTAGGCTCATAGCAGGGGCAGGAGGTGAAAGGGTACATGAAGAACATCAGAGGCTTTGGCACAATGataaaaagccagaaatataTACTGGAAAAAGACAGCATCATCAACAAAAGGTGctagtcaaactggatggctgcatatagaagaatgcaaatagattcatacttatcaccctgTAAAAGCTCAACTCCAAATATATCAAAGACCAGATCTGCTAAACATAAGACCAAATTtgctgaatctgatagaagagagaaGTGGGGTATAagttgaactcactggcacaggaaaaaaCTTTTTGAACAGAGAACTGATTGTACAGATGCTAGGAACCATGGAGTTGGCCTAGCctagctgccttgagaggcatttgtcatatttttttttcaggtcagagtccatggctcctggggcacaatgtgccttccagttcctgagagACTGATGCACTCCCTCAGGCAGCAAAGCATTCAGgcctctttgtgtttctctgtatgttcccTTAGTAGTCAAGCAAGCATGGAAACTTGACAGGACAATTGGTTTTAGACATTAATCTTGTATACCCTGTATAGCTTGCAAACTTCATTGTATCCTGGCAACTACAACTGTATTGATCCTGGGAATTaccattatattctgtttctgataaaggtataaaagTTTCATTGCTCTTCATAGAATTGTCACAGCTTCAGTTATGCTGTGGTCACTCCATCTGAGCCTGGTTTCATTCCTCAATGCCATTTCAGGTGACCTTAACCTGTAAGTAAGCACAGGCacttgcacacagacacaaagaacaaCAATTatcaaatgggacctcatgaaagaaaaacttctgtatagcaaaggacacAATCATTTGTGCAACATGGCAgtctataaaataagaaaagattatAGCTAACTATACATCATATAGAGAGCCAATATCCAACATATATAAAAACTCAAAGAACAGGacatgaaggaaacaaataacccagtttaaaaatggggtacagatctaaacagaattctcaaaaggggagccattccagctttgacctggaaataccaacCCCTTTGAGGCTTCGGGGTGTAGGCAGagccgagagaggacccctgaagacccaagatccagatggggAAGCACTCTTGGTTCCTGggccctggacactggaggtagaccaagcagtgttctccagagaacaccaccggactgtgctatacctttcctAGACTCTaatacctatcccttcacttgtaaattaccccacaaaataaacctccattggCTGCTGCTTGGGTGGGACCCAGGCTAGACCGCAGACCCTGGCCTGGGGGCCACAGCTGTCACTGCCACTTCATCTTCTCCCTGTCCCCGTCCTGCCCAATGTCTTCCCACTGCACTCTGGCTGGAGGCTGGGGGTCCTTCCCCACAGCACCACCCTGTGCAGATGCTCCCTGGCACTGGAGATCTGCTCTGTAGCTTGTCCAGGAGTGGTGCTGAAAGACAAGGAGGACATCTATCTTAGCATCTGTGTGTTTGGCCAATACAAGAAGACACAATGTGTCCCAGCCACTTTTCCACTGGTCTTCAATGCCAGAATGGTGTTTGAAAAGGTGTTCTCCAAAGAAATAGACCCTGGAGATGTGGTTTCACATCTTGAGTATGATACAGCAGTGTTGAGTTGATACAACTAGTTCCACCAGTGGGAGAAACACTGTCTACCTATGATGAAAATATACAAGATTTCATGTTCCCGAGTCCAAACCAAGTTTCTGGACACCATGATTCAAACTGCCAGGTTACCATGAGGAGGATTTCTGGACTAAGGAATTGCTCCACAGCTGGAATTTTCTACAACATCAGTGATCACAGAATGTCTGATAAGTTCAAGGAAGTGCCGCACTCAGGATAAATTTACTTACCATTCAGCACCAGTTGAAAAATCTCATGGCAGACCATAATGCAGATCATCAAGATCACAGAAGAGAAAGTCCAAGTCACCTGAAAGGAATAAATACTCTATAAACACCAAGAACTACGAACAGCCTACAATATCTTCAAAGTCGCACTCTCCTCCCCACACAAAGAGACGGATGTGTGAGCTCTCCAAAGACACCAGGCGGCAGCTGGCCTATTTAAATCTGTGACCCTATGAATTCAAAAAGGAAACAGATAAGCCTTCATTTGTGATTAGACATGTTTATCCCCCAAGTCCCAGGGCTGATACTTTTTTTTGGCTCACCTGGCAGAGACTGTGAATGAGACGGATGGGCCTGGATGCACAGTCATCACCCTCACTTTTGCTGCAGATCTAAGGATTATAAGGTTATCAGGACACCACATGGGAGAGACTTTGAGGATCCCTTTGAAAGATGTGAGGAATATCTGAGCCCAAGGACATGTAGTAAGCCCCAGCATTCTGCAAGGACCTTACTAGATCATTCAGCACCTTCAACAACACCAAGGCATTGTCCAAGCCCTGTGCTAAATAGAGCCTCTCTCAGGGAAAGATTCCACTCTGATTGGTGTTCACCTTCAAACTGTGATGAGATCCATGACCAGGTAAAAGGTATCTTGTAATCACATCAGGCTCATGCAAGACATATATGTGATGAGAGAGacccagagaaagaggaagaactgGAATTGAAAAGAGGTCTTTTATATAGAGACTCTGCCTATGACAGTGACCCTGAATAAATAGCTCCTTCCAGCTCTCTCCATTTGGATGATGGCGAATACTGGCCCAACAGAGCAGGCTCTTTTAAGGGGAAATCCCACCAACCCATCTTTGAAAACAGCATGGACAAGATATATAGGAACTTATACAAAAAGGCCTGTAGTTCTGTTTCTCATACACAGGAAAGCTTCTTCTGAGACCATCCACCATAACTTGTATGAGTCAACCTCTCAATGAAAGTGTTTGATGTGATCTGTATTTGTatgcctttctttaaaaaaggtgTTCACTGAGTAACAATTAGACTTGAACCCGGTATATTCCTTCAAATGGTAAATTATCACAGTCTAGCCTTTATTAGAGAATAATGTGCCTTTTCCAATGTCAAAACTGTAACACAGTTACAACTTCTAATTTGTGACAAGGCTATTCTGCCACATGTGCTCCTATCATCACTGACAAACTGAGGAATAGATTCTTTATAgaatgttctttcatttttattcccttttaactttcttttcacCTGCTTGGCTGGTTATCTTATTTGGGTAAGATTTAATTAATATCAGCTCCCTGTTATCAGTAATGAGCAGAAAGATGTTCTCTGTAGAAATGAATTTCAAGAATTTAAACCTGTTTTAATCAATATTATCTATTTTTTCTCTTCTAGAAGAGGCTATTGTATTTCTTAGGTCCTAAAAACTAGCTTTCTTTGTAAAATGTACACATGCATTCACTCCTTCTCTGGAAGACTAGCTGGCTTATCTGAATGTCTAACAGATCAGTTTACTTGAAGAGACCATGGATGattcaaaatattttagtgtTGAATTATTTGCAATGTCTTCTAGGGAAAGACATTTTGAtgcaaacataataaataaagcatcCTGTGTTGGTAAGCAtgtagaaactgaaaataaaaaaaaaaaaataaaaaaaataaacctccgttttaactacatggagttgccttaataatttcaccaacagaatctcaaatggctgaaaatcACTTAAAGGAATAttcatccttagccaccagggaaaggcaaatcaaaacttctttgagatttcatcttataccagtTATAATGGtcaagattaataaaacaactcatgctgatgaggatgtggagtaaggaaaacattcatctattgctggtggaagtgcaaacttgtacacgCACTATGGAAATCAGAGTGGTGCATTCCCAGAAAGCTGGGGATCAatatacctcaagatccagctataccactcttgggaatatacctaAAGGACTCTATATAAACTACAGAGATaattgctcaaccatgttcactgatgctctattcataatagctagaa from Onychomys torridus chromosome 7, mOncTor1.1, whole genome shotgun sequence encodes:
- the LOC118587929 gene encoding LOW QUALITY PROTEIN: C-C chemokine receptor type 1-like (The sequence of the model RefSeq protein was modified relative to this genomic sequence to represent the inferred CDS: deleted 1 base in 1 codon) — protein: MEISATTEDYYTTTEFDYGDSTPCQKAAVRALGAGLLPPLYSLVFIIGVIGNVLVVLVLMQYRRLRSMTSIYLFNLAISDLVFLFTLPFWIDYKLKDNWVFGDAMCKILSGFYYLGLYSEIFFIILLTVDRYLAIVHAVFALQARTVTFGIITSIITWVLAILASIPGLYFFKVQWEATHHTCSPHFPYESLKQWKRFQALKLNLLGLILPLLVMIICYTGIISILQRRPSEKKAKAVRLIFAITLLFFLLWTPYNLTVFVSAFQDVLFTNPCEQSKQLDLAMQVTEVIAYTHCCVNPVIYVFVGERFRKYLRQLFQRHMAVPLAKWLPSHFVDQPERASSISPSTGEHELSAGF